The following coding sequences lie in one Vibrio sp. BS-M-Sm-2 genomic window:
- a CDS encoding MATE family efflux transporter, which translates to MLLSSIIHHTRGDFVRRLIAIALPIALQSIMFSSRGLVDVLMLGQLGEADIAAVGVASRAMFVTTIMLVGVTTGGALLTAQYWGAGNRQGVRESTALTWLVSTLFALLTIAFFVSFPAQIMGVTTDSQEVINLGVEYIVITSFSMLAVSCVSSMAVGLRAMHKPGLSTFFSGIGILSNIFLNWVLIFGNLGFPALGIKGAAIATVLSGAIEVATLFGYLYFSKHLLAFKFCDIKAAASIEKVVRFLKLSLPTTFNFLAWAGGLFAYHAIMGQSGVQGLAALSVMTPVESISLSLLIGLSNAAAVLVGNQLGAKNNEAVYYQALGLTILCFLTSIVVAVFLYFVQTPILNAFSALTEETRALSEKFILILSVGIIIRSVPLTVIVGVLRAGGDVKFCLYQDLIAQWVIGIPLAAIAAIYLKFPPEWVYLLFLTEEVIKWGGSLYRMKTRKWIKNLIGS; encoded by the coding sequence ATGTTGCTCTCTTCAATTATTCATCATACTCGAGGTGATTTTGTTCGCAGGCTTATTGCGATTGCTTTGCCTATTGCTTTGCAGAGCATTATGTTTTCAAGCCGAGGCTTAGTGGATGTGTTGATGTTGGGCCAACTTGGCGAAGCAGACATTGCGGCTGTGGGTGTTGCGAGCCGAGCGATGTTCGTGACGACCATTATGCTGGTGGGTGTCACCACCGGCGGCGCGCTTCTTACTGCTCAATATTGGGGAGCGGGTAACAGGCAAGGTGTGAGAGAAAGCACCGCACTGACGTGGCTGGTTTCGACCCTATTTGCGTTACTGACCATTGCATTTTTCGTTTCATTTCCTGCACAAATCATGGGCGTGACGACCGACTCTCAAGAGGTCATCAACCTAGGCGTTGAATACATCGTAATTACCTCATTTAGCATGCTAGCGGTATCGTGCGTAAGCAGTATGGCTGTGGGTTTGAGAGCGATGCACAAACCTGGACTAAGTACCTTTTTCAGCGGTATCGGTATCCTGTCTAATATATTCTTAAACTGGGTGCTGATTTTCGGTAACTTGGGTTTTCCAGCACTTGGAATCAAAGGCGCAGCAATTGCAACAGTACTGAGTGGCGCAATTGAAGTCGCGACTTTGTTTGGTTATCTCTATTTCTCTAAGCATTTATTAGCTTTCAAGTTCTGCGATATTAAAGCGGCAGCTTCGATCGAAAAGGTGGTTCGCTTCTTGAAGTTGTCTCTCCCGACCACGTTCAACTTTTTAGCATGGGCGGGTGGCTTGTTTGCTTACCATGCGATCATGGGACAATCGGGCGTTCAAGGTTTAGCTGCACTTTCAGTAATGACGCCGGTTGAGTCTATCTCATTGAGCCTATTGATTGGTTTGTCAAATGCGGCAGCGGTTCTGGTGGGTAACCAACTTGGCGCGAAAAACAATGAAGCGGTTTACTATCAAGCGTTGGGCTTAACGATTCTGTGTTTCTTAACCAGTATCGTAGTGGCCGTTTTTCTCTACTTCGTTCAAACGCCAATACTTAATGCCTTTAGCGCATTGACTGAAGAAACCAGAGCCCTTTCAGAAAAGTTTATTCTGATTCTAAGTGTAGGTATTATTATTCGCTCGGTACCGTTGACTGTGATTGTTGGTGTGTTGAGAGCGGGCGGTGATGTGAAGTTCTGCCTCTATCAAGACTTGATTGCTCAGTGGGTGATTGGTATTCCACTGGCGGCTATTGCTGCTATTTATCTTAAGTTTCCACCGGAGTGGGTATATCTGCTTTTCCTAACCGAAGAAGTGATTAAGTGGGGCGGGTCGCTCTATCGCATGAAAACAAGAAAATGGATTAAAAACTTGATAGGAAGTTGA
- a CDS encoding cytochrome c peroxidase: MNNKKIILSLVGLGILAYLGSVYWVDKNDQKLAEQNLAQFSSLDKSSLDYQAMKVLTDKGCSYCHTGDSEMPFYANWPIAKNLMDKDLQSGMKHFEITQLFNGVQGKEPISEVALARIEKVLYDDSMPPKIYQSMHWSAGISKEEKHTLLRWIRHTRATLHANSPVHDEGKKLALQPIYSSFDVDEDRAKLGKALYHDTRLSGDDTVSCASCHGLDTGGVDNLVGSVGIHGQVGGINAPTVFNSVYNKLQFWDGRASDLQDQAGGPPFNPIEMGSEGWDQIVDKLSHDQELVAMFDKTYEGEISGHTITHAIAEFEKTLTTPNSRFDQYLTGNVDAIDSHEKYGLMLFKKYSCGTCHAGEAMGGETFEAMGLKADYFSDRGSDITPEDMGRFNVTGIESDRHKFKVPTLRNIELTAPYFHDGQAETLDKAIFDMGKYQVGVEMSDQEVDAIKAFLKTLTGEYKGQNLSPTS; encoded by the coding sequence ATGAATAATAAAAAAATAATATTAAGTTTAGTTGGTTTAGGGATATTGGCTTATTTAGGCTCGGTGTATTGGGTCGACAAAAATGACCAAAAACTGGCCGAGCAAAACTTGGCGCAATTCTCATCACTCGATAAGTCATCTCTTGATTATCAAGCGATGAAAGTACTTACAGATAAGGGATGTAGTTATTGCCATACAGGCGACAGCGAGATGCCTTTTTATGCCAACTGGCCAATCGCTAAAAACCTTATGGATAAAGACCTTCAATCTGGTATGAAACACTTTGAAATCACTCAGCTCTTCAATGGGGTACAAGGTAAAGAACCGATATCTGAAGTGGCATTAGCTCGTATCGAAAAAGTGCTTTATGACGATTCCATGCCACCAAAAATCTACCAATCGATGCACTGGTCAGCGGGAATTTCAAAAGAAGAAAAACACACGCTTCTTAGATGGATTCGTCACACTCGTGCCACTCTTCACGCCAACTCACCGGTGCATGACGAGGGAAAAAAGCTCGCTTTGCAGCCTATCTATTCTAGCTTTGACGTTGACGAAGACAGGGCTAAGTTAGGTAAGGCCTTATATCACGATACGCGCCTGTCTGGAGATGACACCGTGTCTTGTGCATCATGTCATGGCCTTGATACGGGTGGAGTAGACAACCTCGTTGGCTCGGTCGGCATTCATGGTCAAGTGGGCGGAATCAATGCACCAACCGTCTTCAACTCAGTGTACAACAAGCTCCAATTTTGGGACGGTCGAGCAAGTGACTTACAAGACCAAGCTGGCGGTCCTCCATTCAACCCAATTGAAATGGGTTCTGAAGGTTGGGATCAGATAGTTGACAAGCTTAGCCACGACCAAGAATTAGTGGCTATGTTCGACAAGACCTACGAAGGTGAAATCAGCGGCCACACAATCACTCACGCTATCGCTGAATTTGAAAAGACATTGACGACACCCAACAGCCGTTTTGACCAATACTTAACGGGTAACGTCGATGCTATAGATAGCCATGAAAAATATGGCCTAATGCTTTTCAAAAAGTATAGCTGCGGTACATGCCATGCGGGTGAAGCCATGGGCGGTGAAACCTTTGAGGCAATGGGCCTCAAAGCGGATTACTTCTCTGACCGTGGTTCTGACATCACACCAGAAGATATGGGGCGTTTCAACGTAACAGGTATCGAATCGGACCGACACAAGTTTAAAGTCCCTACACTGAGAAACATCGAGCTGACAGCGCCCTACTTCCATGACGGACAGGCAGAAACTTTAGACAAGGCGATTTTCGATATGGGTAAGTATCAAGTAGGTGTTGAAATGAGCGACCAAGAAGTTGATGCGATTAAGGCATTCCTCAAGACACTCACTGGTGAATATAAAGGTCAAAACCTTAGCCCAACCTCGTAA